The genomic interval ATAATCTGTCCAGAAAGAGACTGCCATTTTTTTACCGTCAAGCTCAATCAGTTCAACTACACCTGTTTCATTGTTTACACCGTCTGTGAAATTAAATGTGTTTGGAGTAGCACCGGGAACTACTGTATAATTGACATCAGTACTGTTTTTAAAAAAATCATCGACATCTTTATCAAAGACATCAATTTCAATCTTATCTGCTGAATTTGAGTAGCTTCCATTGCCCAAGTTATCAAATCCGTCACTTACCTTCAAGTTTCCGATGTCTGCTGCTGCAACTATCCCAACAGTACAGACAAGTACTAAAACAAATAACAAAATTTTTTTCATGTTTTTCACCTGTACTTTAATATATGTAGGCAAAGCTTTAAAAATATTTTGGAATACCTAAAAAAATTTAATATGAAAATCAATTTAGAATAACTTCCACAGATTAATTATTTAATTTTAAAAATTAACCAATAATTAGAACATAAAAAAACAAGGAACTACCTACTAATCATCATGCGAGAATTGGGCGATACCGCCCTACTTTTTAATTATCGCCCCTAAATTAACATTAACATCAGAGTTTTGGCATTGAAGACATAGTTTTGAAACTGTTTGATACACCCATTTGAAAAAATGATTGAATTGCAAAGAGTCCCATATTAATGCAAATGTTCATCTAATGAAAATTAAAAAAGCAGATATCGATTAGATTAAATCTAAACTCAATTATTTGACATGAAAAGTAATAGAAAAAGTAGATGAAGTCAATCATCTACTTTACTTTAACTGTTGTTTTAATGGTGTCCTTAAGGTAAGTCACTTTGACAGTGTAGGTTTTGCCTTTCTTAAGCTTTTTGATGACATTCTTGCTCAAGGTCTTTTGCGCAACACCTTTAACGTTGGTTTTGGCCTTGTAGGTTTTGCCGTTGAACTTGAATGTTATCCATTTGCCTTTGACAACTTTGCCGTTGATTTTAAGGGTTGCCTTTAAGGTAAACTTCTTGGCTGTCTTTTTGACAGTGACCTTACTTGTTGTGAGGACATGTTTTACGGTGACTGTGCTTTTAACTGATTTTCCATTATATGTGGTTGTCATTGTGTATTTTTTAGGAACATTAGTTATCTTGATTTTAGCCACACCATTGCTGTCGGTTTTGACAGAGGATGTTTTTCCGTCGATTGTGAATTTTACAGTTTCACCCGCACCGACTGCATGGCCGTCAGCGGTCACTACCGTAACTGAGAAGTAATTGTCGCCATCATAGTCAACGGAAATGTCCTTAGCATCAATGACTTTGGTATCATCCGCAAGAGTGTATGCCTTTACACAGTTGACATAACCAGCAACGGTGGTATCCTGCCATTCACCACCAACAAATTGCTGTGATGAATTAACAATATAATGCTGCCTTGAAGAAAAGGATATGGGAACGACATTTGACTTGATTTCTACAATGAATTCATCGCCTTCTTTGATTGGAACATATGAATCCAACTTGACTGTATGGTAACCTGAAAACGGAGAAAGACCGCTTTGCACAAGGACCAACTTGTCGTTTACATATATTCTGATTGTGTATTCAACATTGGTATCGTTGAAGTAGGTTCCAACACCTGCAATCAGATCATCATCAACGGCCAAATAGATATTTCTATATTGGTCTGAATTATTCAAATACCAGAACCTTCCGCCAATGTCATATTGGTAATTCTTATTGTATATGACTGTGTTTTCCAGAGGGAATGCATATGATGATGAGATTGTTGAAAGGCCAGTGTCGTAGTAGGAGACGTACATGTACCCATTCTCCAGAGCATCGGCACCCCAACTGTTTTTAATGATCCATGCGCCTTTTCCAGGAGCTCCAGCTATTTCCATATTGTCATCCCAACCGACCAAAGTAACTCCGTGGTTGACTTTAGGAGTTCCATTGTAATACTGATAAGTACCAGCACTTTGAACTGCCCAATAGTTAATGAATAAAGCGCCGTATTTTAAAATGGCCCATTTCATCGCATCATTGTCTGTGGAATTTTGACGAGGCGGAACGATGACAACGTCCTGGAAATGAATGCTGTTGTTGACTGCAAAAATCGGTGAGATTTTACCGAGCTGGTCATAAACATCGTATTCCTCACCGAATACTCCAAACCAGCTTAATGCATAATTGACAGCAGCTTCTGGAGAATTACCTTCCGTAAACGGTTTCATACCATACATAAAGTATTTCAATGACATGTCTTCCATGTTATTTTCGGAAAGATCCATTTCAATGCCTAAAAATCTCAATATTGAAGATTCCATGGCTCCGGAGGACCCGAATGTCCAGCAGGCATTTTTACCGAATTGGTTTTTGACCGGAGTGAGCCATCCCCAATCACGCAGATCAAACCTGGAAGGAAGAGTGGTCACGTCAATGCTGTTGTCGATTAAAGTTAAGTTCATTCCCTCAATAGCAACTATTGTAGCGTAATTTACATTGCCTATACTTATTGAATCATCACCGCTATAGGTATTATTGCCTATGTCCGAAATATTGTCGAATACTGAGAAGATGTCATCATAGCTGCCATTGAAATTGGCATTGGCCTTGAATGTGTTGCCTGAAATATTGTATGATGCATCATAGAGATATAATGCTGAACCCCCATGAGCGCAATTGCGTGTGAAATTGGAACCTGCCAATGTAAGCTGACTCATGTCACAATAGATTGCACCGCCAAAAGAGCCTCTTTCTCCGCCATACAATGCATAATTGTTATCGAATGTTGAGTTTGAAATTGAAACATTGGCGTTGGATACGTATACTGCACCGCCGTCAAAGGTCACATAGTTATCTGTGAAAGTGGTGTTGTCTATAGCAATGTTGCCTCCCAGGTGCAATATGGCTCCCCCAAAACCGGATGAACAGTTACTGAAAGTGGTGTCTTTAATTATGAGAGCACCTGTATTCGGATGTTGATAACCCATAACATCTGAAAATATGGCTCCTCCGTTCTTATCTGAAATGACATTGACAAAAGTACAATTCTCGATTATGCATTCATCAAACTCTTTTGCAGCAATGGCTCCTGCAGTAATAGTTGCCTCCAGATTGATGAATTTGGTGTTCTTAACGCGTGTTTTTCCGCTGACCTTCATTGCAGCCGAATAATTGGAAGTAGTATTAGCGAATATTGAATTCAGTACTGTGACATTTGACTGACCCATGGATTGAATGAAACCCCATGACAATTGTTTGGAGCTCATCATCAAAGCATTATCAACATTCAATACACTAGATGCCGCCAATATGACTCCTGTTCCGGAAACCGTTGCATCAAGGAATTTATCGTTGTTACTGTTATATGTTGCCATCTCAACATAGACTATACAATTCTCTGCAGTGTTGTTCTCAAAAGTCACATTATTTGTTGTCAGGGAAAAACCAGGATCGATATATATCGCACTGCCCAGAGACCGGTTTCCATTTATAAACTTAATGTTATTTAATGTAACATTGGTTCCATCAATATTGAGTATCCTTCCATAGTTATCCGCATCGAGAGTATGGCCATTGCCCTCTATTACAAGATTATTATTTTCAATAGTTATCCCGATTACATTATCAGTTTCATTATTAAACTTATAGTCCCTAGTAAGATTTAAAACTCCAGTTGCATTACCAATTTCATGAGACAAATCAGTAAATGACCCTTCACCAGTCGTATAAACTTCATTCTGTGTATTTTCTAAAATATTGTCTTCTTGTACCGTTTGTAGGATTTCTTGGCTACCATTGCCTGCATCATCACCGGAAACGGCATCCGCTGCGCAGGCGGCACCCACCGACATGATTAAAACAAGCATGATAATCAGTATTTTCAAAACCTTCATAGTTATCACAGATAAATATATGTCAAAAACTATGATATAAATTAATTCATTAAGTTTAGAAGAATTTGATAAAAATCATTCGGCATTATTCGAATTAACTGAACACAAATACAAAAAAATAGAAAAATAGTAGATGAAAGGATTCCATCTACTTGACTAAATAACACGATAATATCCTAAAAGAAACAAATCCTATGTATTTTAGTTAAATTTAAATAAATATGCTTTAAAATAAGTTATAAATAACATAAAACTAGAATAACTTAAAAAATAAGAAAAAATACACAAGGAAATCTATACAATTCCTTGTGCGAGAATTATGTGGAACCGCCCTACTTTTTAAACAAAATTAATCCAATCTAAATGGATATGTTCCAGTTTTCTCAAATTCTAATTCTAACCATCTTTTAAGTATTGGTTCAGATAAATAGTAGGAATTATTTTCCAAAATCACTAATTCTTGGTGTTGAAGATTAACTAAAGGTTTACTAATTGAACCAGTAGTAACATTTAGTGTTTTTGCAATTTCATTTCTTTTTAAAGGCCCATCGATTAAAGAAATTATAATGTATTGCTCTCGAAGTGTTAATTTATCCCACATTACAATTAAGTGAGTGTTAATAACCTTGATTTTATCTTCAAATTCAGATTTTACTAGATTTTCATCCAATTCAATATCCTTTGGAAGCAATGTTGCAAAAATATTAACATATGCCGGAATTCCAGAAGTGCATTTATAGAACCTATCAAATCCCTCATCAGTAAATTTTAGATTTGGAGCCTCTTGTGTTAAATATGATTTTACTGTTTCTTTGCTGAATGGAGATATGTTAATTGTAAGCATTCTACCTCCAAAAGCACCCCTTTGACTTGCGATTTCAGAAATCAATTCATCCTGCATACTCATTGATCCAGAAAAAACATAGGAAATATAATTTTGATTTTGTATATAACTTCTCAATTTCCATAAAAATGATTCCTTGTAATCATCCAATTCCTTAATAATTTGGAATTCATCGATGAAAATCAACACTCCTTTTATTTTATCGGAATTGTTCTCATGAATCTTTTCAGGTAATGTTAAAACAAAATCCATTAATTTTTCAACATTGGTTTCACCGCCAAAAATAGGTATTGGAAACTTATCAAGCTGTATGAACTCTTTGATTTTAAAATCATTTACTTTAAAATATTTCTCTATCTTCTTATCCAAAGTATTTAAATTCTTATTTTTTGCTTCAATTAGAAATTCTTTAAAGAAAAATTCCAGAAGCCCCACTACAGACATGTTTCTTTTTTGATAACATTCTGCCTTGGAAAAATTGATATATACCACCAAGTAATCATCATCCAATTCCTTTTTAATTTTTTTAAGAAATACCGTTTTTCCAACACCTCTAAGACCAGTCAATAAAATTTGTGGCGCATTTCCATTAGATGTAGTATTTAAAAGGCTTTTAAGATTGTCTATTTCTGCAACCCTATTGTAAAATTCATCTTCACGAAGATTTTCCCTAGTTCCCCACGGTATCATATACACACCTCAATTATTATATATCACTAAATACAATATAAAGTTATTCACTAAGAGAATAAGTATTCTTCAGTAGAATAATTATAAAAGTTATTCACTAAGAGAATAAGTATTCCTTATTAGAATAAAACATAAAGTTATTCTATCAAAGAATATGATTTAAAAAAAATATAAAAATTTTTGAAGTGCGACTTTGCACAAAAACACAATGAACCTACCAAAAACACCCTAAAAAAATTAAAAAATTAAATCGATTAAATACTTTAAAACAATTAAATCAAATAAAAACAAGTTAATTTTAAATTAATAAAACTAAAAATAGTTTAAAAATTAAATAAAACTGAAATAACTTAAAAAAAGAAAAAATAAACAAGGAAATCTATACGATTCCTTGTGCGTTCATAGCGTCAACAACTTTCTTGAATCCTGCAATGTTTGCTCCTGCAACATT from uncultured Methanobrevibacter sp. carries:
- a CDS encoding C1 family peptidase yields the protein MKVLKILIIMLVLIMSVGAACAADAVSGDDAGNGSQEILQTVQEDNILENTQNEVYTTGEGSFTDLSHEIGNATGVLNLTRDYKFNNETDNVIGITIENNNLVIEGNGHTLDADNYGRILNIDGTNVTLNNIKFINGNRSLGSAIYIDPGFSLTTNNVTFENNTAENCIVYVEMATYNSNNDKFLDATVSGTGVILAASSVLNVDNALMMSSKQLSWGFIQSMGQSNVTVLNSIFANTTSNYSAAMKVSGKTRVKNTKFINLEATITAGAIAAKEFDECIIENCTFVNVISDKNGGAIFSDVMGYQHPNTGALIIKDTTFSNCSSGFGGAILHLGGNIAIDNTTFTDNYVTFDGGAVYVSNANVSISNSTFDNNYALYGGERGSFGGAIYCDMSQLTLAGSNFTRNCAHGGSALYLYDASYNISGNTFKANANFNGSYDDIFSVFDNISDIGNNTYSGDDSISIGNVNYATIVAIEGMNLTLIDNSIDVTTLPSRFDLRDWGWLTPVKNQFGKNACWTFGSSGAMESSILRFLGIEMDLSENNMEDMSLKYFMYGMKPFTEGNSPEAAVNYALSWFGVFGEEYDVYDQLGKISPIFAVNNSIHFQDVVIVPPRQNSTDNDAMKWAILKYGALFINYWAVQSAGTYQYYNGTPKVNHGVTLVGWDDNMEIAGAPGKGAWIIKNSWGADALENGYMYVSYYDTGLSTISSSYAFPLENTVIYNKNYQYDIGGRFWYLNNSDQYRNIYLAVDDDLIAGVGTYFNDTNVEYTIRIYVNDKLVLVQSGLSPFSGYHTVKLDSYVPIKEGDEFIVEIKSNVVPISFSSRQHYIVNSSQQFVGGEWQDTTVAGYVNCVKAYTLADDTKVIDAKDISVDYDGDNYFSVTVVTADGHAVGAGETVKFTIDGKTSSVKTDSNGVAKIKITNVPKKYTMTTTYNGKSVKSTVTVKHVLTTSKVTVKKTAKKFTLKATLKINGKVVKGKWITFKFNGKTYKAKTNVKGVAQKTLSKNVIKKLKKGKTYTVKVTYLKDTIKTTVKVK
- a CDS encoding ATP-binding protein, whose amino-acid sequence is MIPWGTRENLREDEFYNRVAEIDNLKSLLNTTSNGNAPQILLTGLRGVGKTVFLKKIKKELDDDYLVVYINFSKAECYQKRNMSVVGLLEFFFKEFLIEAKNKNLNTLDKKIEKYFKVNDFKIKEFIQLDKFPIPIFGGETNVEKLMDFVLTLPEKIHENNSDKIKGVLIFIDEFQIIKELDDYKESFLWKLRSYIQNQNYISYVFSGSMSMQDELISEIASQRGAFGGRMLTINISPFSKETVKSYLTQEAPNLKFTDEGFDRFYKCTSGIPAYVNIFATLLPKDIELDENLVKSEFEDKIKVINTHLIVMWDKLTLREQYIIISLIDGPLKRNEIAKTLNVTTGSISKPLVNLQHQELVILENNSYYLSEPILKRWLELEFEKTGTYPFRLD